CTTCTGCTGAAAACTGTTTGAAGTCTTTATTATTTTGGCTACTTTTATCCGCTAGGATGGCATTGGCTAACAATAGTATGTCGTTACCGCGCTCTCTAAGCGCAGGTAGTTGTACTGGAATTACATTCAAACGATAATATAAGTCTTCGCGAAAACGTCCTTCGCCTACTTCTTCGGCTGGATTTCTGTTGGTTGCACATACTACACGTACATCACTTTGCAACACTTCACTACTGCCGACGCGATTAAAGGTACCTGTTTGCAAGAAGCGTAATAGCTTAGCTTGCAGGTTTAAATCCATTTCACATAATTCATCTAAAAATAAGGTGCCACCGTTTGCGACTTCAACTGCACCTTTACGGTCGGCGAGTGCGCCACTAAACGAACCCTTAACATGGCCAAAAAATTCTGATTCAAATAAGTCTTTTGGAATAGCAGCACAGTTAATGGCGATAAGTGGGCCTACTCTGCGACTACTCGATTGATGTAATTGCTGCGCACAAACCTCTTTTCCGGTACCACTTTCGCCCGTCACAAATACACTGGCTTTACTGCGTGATGCGCTATCGAGTAAGCGAAAAACCGTTTGCATCGCCAATGACTCACCAACAAAGTTAATTTTGTCGGCTGGCTCAGGCGATTCTTCAATTTCTTTTGGGTTACTTTCCAGCATCAGCTGCTTTACAGCGTCATTTACTGAGGTCAACATACGTTCGCGGGTGAAAGGTTTTTCGATAAAATCAAAACCGCCTAAGCGCATGGCATCAACAGCAATTTCGATAGAGCTGTTAGAAGTAATAATAATAACCCTAGCTGGCGATGCTTGTTTATTAACGAATTGTAAAACATCTAAACCACTAATATCAGGTAAGCAGACATCTTGAATAATAACGCTGGGCATTTTTTCTTTAATGGCAACCAAAGCGGAATAACCATCAACAAAATGACGGGTTTGATAACCCACACTTTCTAGTTGTGAGCTATATAAAGCGCCACTCGAAACACTGTCTTCTACGATATAAACCAAAGGGCTAGCTTTGTTACCTGCCATTGTGCAACTCCATTAATTTTTAATTATATTTCTCGTTATATTGCAACAAGGTATTTTCCATCAACGACAATATAATATTGTCTGAGGCCGCTAAGGGATTATTCAATATAGTGAGCTGATCATTTATCTGTGTTGCTTTTGCTGATAGTGGCATGGCGCCATATAAGGCAGCTGAATTTTTAATAATATGGGTAATATCAGCAATGGCGTTGCTATCTAGGCCATTAAAAGCCTTCACTAATTTTAAGTGTAGATCAGTCATCTCGTCAATAAACAGCTTGATCAAGCGTAAACAGGTCTCTTCGCCTAAATCGGCAGTCATCTGTTTAATAACGCTTTGATCCATTAAATCTGTCATTTACTTCTCCAGTGGTGATGCAACTGAGTGCACTTTAGACACTATTGCAAAATGCTATGTAATACGCAAATATCTTCAGCGAATTAATCGCTATTAACTTCTACCCCAACGGCGTAAGTTCTCATCAATAGAGACTGGGCGTCCAAGTAAATAACCTTGTGCCGTATCACAACCTAATTGATTTAGGATCTGTAGTTGGGTTTCATCTTCGATACCTTCAGCAACAATATGCATTCCTAAGCGTTGTGCCATGGCAATAATAGCACTACATAAGGTAAAGTCCTCATTACAGGTTGCTATACCGTCGACAAAGCTTTTATCGATTTTTAAACCATTAATTTTAAATTCTCGTAATAAACTTAAAGAGGCAAAACCGGTTCCAAAGTCATCAACCCAAACCTGTATGCCTTCTTGTTGAAAGGCTTGAAAAACTTTAGCAATAACTTGTGGATTTTTAATTAATGCGGTTTCCGTCAATTCAAGTTTGATACAGCGTGTTGGAATGTCTAATTTTTTAACTAAGGTCATTATTTGCTCAAAAAT
The Colwellia sp. Arc7-D genome window above contains:
- a CDS encoding sigma-54 dependent transcriptional regulator, which translates into the protein MAGNKASPLVYIVEDSVSSGALYSSQLESVGYQTRHFVDGYSALVAIKEKMPSVIIQDVCLPDISGLDVLQFVNKQASPARVIIITSNSSIEIAVDAMRLGGFDFIEKPFTRERMLTSVNDAVKQLMLESNPKEIEESPEPADKINFVGESLAMQTVFRLLDSASRSKASVFVTGESGTGKEVCAQQLHQSSSRRVGPLIAINCAAIPKDLFESEFFGHVKGSFSGALADRKGAVEVANGGTLFLDELCEMDLNLQAKLLRFLQTGTFNRVGSSEVLQSDVRVVCATNRNPAEEVGEGRFREDLYYRLNVIPVQLPALRERGNDILLLANAILADKSSQNNKDFKQFSAEVQKLFLQYDWPGNIRELQNVIENMVVIHTGESITTDMLPATFGQSDGEITKSTTVAKRSTQHIMAAEKIQPIQGSSAGIIPMWLVEKNTIEHAIEACSGNIPLAAAHLGVSASTIYRKMKSWDAGNV
- a CDS encoding Hpt domain-containing protein codes for the protein MTDLMDQSVIKQMTADLGEETCLRLIKLFIDEMTDLHLKLVKAFNGLDSNAIADITHIIKNSAALYGAMPLSAKATQINDQLTILNNPLAASDNIILSLMENTLLQYNEKYN
- a CDS encoding EAL domain-containing protein translates to MNTHASQAVAVNNMQVRTSSKMDNLTTIIEDALQNRHFSMVYQPLFSMQTSKLVGFEALVRCQSPQFGFISPDKFIPHAEQNGQIIELGDWIFKQVLLDLKRFLQYGLKDITVSINVSAVQIAETNIFEQIMTLVKKLDIPTRCIKLELTETALIKNPQVIAKVFQAFQQEGIQVWVDDFGTGFASLSLLREFKINGLKIDKSFVDGIATCNEDFTLCSAIIAMAQRLGMHIVAEGIEDETQLQILNQLGCDTAQGYLLGRPVSIDENLRRWGRS